The Macrobrachium nipponense isolate FS-2020 chromosome 19, ASM1510439v2, whole genome shotgun sequence genome contains a region encoding:
- the LOC135217254 gene encoding monocarboxylate transporter 12-B-like isoform X1: protein MTMSYTAVQTPSNADAREALPVPVPVSGQTTKVLQATSPQGKMPQMEDDVGLKAIEKKGDAKIPDEEVEPPDGGWGWFIVFANTICTMMMTTQGPCFGIFYGERLRELGANAALTTWLFNFQSLVWNLAGPWAGLLGSKFSYRPVAMAASFVASSSVMVSSCVSGNPLYFLLTFSLLSGIGGGICINSCYHMSAKYFKKRLGLANGIMVTGGSVGLIVMPLLASWLQEEFSFEWATIIAGCVVMLTVPATALFHPVEWHTKGFTPQSKETTSDVTHSLLETKKQGSNTAYESGPVREREEPEGIWKKFLNHYKPSVLRDPLVISTALLTCVSITTVLNVFSTVPFILSDAGYSLRESAWPMSVAALADLATRATCAAVVDYSWFNVRLLYAGAQIITILATNALVPSLDNYTMVLLTMGSLGIGLGIMYVLDVFIIIRVLGVDRMQSVFGISQLLRVFAFATLGPLGGVLREVTGTYDASIILYSCNLMLGVMLLLFTLFYTHFWTPKMDESKV, encoded by the exons ATGACGATGAGTTACACCGCGGTTCAGACTCCCAGCAACGCAGACGCTCGGGAAGCGCTCCCAGTCCCAGTCCCAGTGAGTGGCCAGACGACGAAAGTCCTCCAGGCGACGTCTCCACAAGGAAAGATGCCTCAGATGGAAGATGACGTCGGTCTTAAAGCCATCGAGAAAAAAG GTGATGCTAAGATTCCTGACGAAGAGGTCGAACCTCCTGACGGTGGATGGGGCTGGTTCATTGTCTTCGCCAACACTATCTGCAcc ATGATGATGACCACTCAGGGGCCTTGCTTTGGAATCTTCTACGGAGAGAGGCTTCGGGAACTGGGAGCAAACGCTGCGCTGACAACTTGGCTTTTCAATTTTCAATCGTTAGTTTGGAACTTAGCAG GTCCCTGGGCAGGGCTGCTGGGTAGCAAGTTCAGTTACCGTCCGGTGGCGATGGCAGCATCCTTCGTTGCTTCTTCATCTGTGATGGTGTCATCCTGTGTCTCCGGGAATCCGCTCTACTTCCTTCTGACGTTTTCTCTCCTCAGCG GTATAGGAGGCGGCATTTGCATAAACAGCTGTTATCACATGTCTGCGAAATACTTCAAGAAGCGATTGGGTCTTGCCAATGGGATCATGGTCACAGGAGGGTCTGTGGGTCTCATAGTTATGCCTTTGTTGGCGTCTTGGCTTCAAGAAGAGTTTTCATTTGAATGGGCGACAATTATTGCAG GTTGTGTGGTGATGCTAACTGTCCCTGCGACTGCGCTCTTCCATCCTGTCGAGTGGCACACGAAAGGGTTTACTCCTCAAAGCAAGGAGACAACTAGCGATGTGACCCACAGCCTTCTGGAGACCAAA AAACAGGGAAGTAATACTGCGTATGAAAGTGGTCCTGTTAGAGAACGTGAAGAGCcagaaggaatctggaaaaagttcCTTAACCATTACAAGCCTTCGGTACTGCGCGACCCTTTGGTCATCAGCACTGCTCTTCTCACCTGCGTCTCCATCACCACAGTTCTCAATGTCTTC TCGACTGTGCCCTTCATCTTGAGTGACGCCGGGTACAGCCTGCGGGAATCAGCCTGGCCCATGTCAGTGGCCGCCTTGGCCGATCTGGCAACACGAGCAACCTGTGCGGCTGTGGTTGACTACTCATGGTTTAATGTCAGGCTTCTCTATGCCGGGGCTCAGATCATTACCATTTTGGCCACAAACG CACTGGTCCCGAGTTTGGACAACTACACCATGGTATTGTTGACGATGGGCTCCCTAGGAATTGGTCTGGGAATCATGTACGTTCTggatgtcttcatcataataagaGTCTTGGGCGTCGACAGAATGCAGTCTGTGTTCGGAATCAGCCAGCTATTGCGCGTGTTTGCCTTCGCTACCTTAGGACCACTGGGAG GAGTCCTCCGAGAAGTCACGGGGACGTATGACGCCTCCATTATCTTGTACTCCTGCAACTTGATGCTTGGAGTGATGCTCCTGCTCTTCACCCTCTTCTACACGCACTTCTGGACTCCAAAGATGGACGAAAGTAAAGTTTGA
- the LOC135217254 gene encoding monocarboxylate transporter 3-like isoform X2: MTMSYTAVQTPSNADAREALPVPVPVSGQTTKVLQATSPQGKMPQMEDDVGLKAIEKKGPWAGLLGSKFSYRPVAMAASFVASSSVMVSSCVSGNPLYFLLTFSLLSGIGGGICINSCYHMSAKYFKKRLGLANGIMVTGGSVGLIVMPLLASWLQEEFSFEWATIIAGCVVMLTVPATALFHPVEWHTKGFTPQSKETTSDVTHSLLETKKQGSNTAYESGPVREREEPEGIWKKFLNHYKPSVLRDPLVISTALLTCVSITTVLNVFSTVPFILSDAGYSLRESAWPMSVAALADLATRATCAAVVDYSWFNVRLLYAGAQIITILATNALVPSLDNYTMVLLTMGSLGIGLGIMYVLDVFIIIRVLGVDRMQSVFGISQLLRVFAFATLGPLGGVLREVTGTYDASIILYSCNLMLGVMLLLFTLFYTHFWTPKMDESKV, from the exons ATGACGATGAGTTACACCGCGGTTCAGACTCCCAGCAACGCAGACGCTCGGGAAGCGCTCCCAGTCCCAGTCCCAGTGAGTGGCCAGACGACGAAAGTCCTCCAGGCGACGTCTCCACAAGGAAAGATGCCTCAGATGGAAGATGACGTCGGTCTTAAAGCCATCGAGAAAAAAG GTCCCTGGGCAGGGCTGCTGGGTAGCAAGTTCAGTTACCGTCCGGTGGCGATGGCAGCATCCTTCGTTGCTTCTTCATCTGTGATGGTGTCATCCTGTGTCTCCGGGAATCCGCTCTACTTCCTTCTGACGTTTTCTCTCCTCAGCG GTATAGGAGGCGGCATTTGCATAAACAGCTGTTATCACATGTCTGCGAAATACTTCAAGAAGCGATTGGGTCTTGCCAATGGGATCATGGTCACAGGAGGGTCTGTGGGTCTCATAGTTATGCCTTTGTTGGCGTCTTGGCTTCAAGAAGAGTTTTCATTTGAATGGGCGACAATTATTGCAG GTTGTGTGGTGATGCTAACTGTCCCTGCGACTGCGCTCTTCCATCCTGTCGAGTGGCACACGAAAGGGTTTACTCCTCAAAGCAAGGAGACAACTAGCGATGTGACCCACAGCCTTCTGGAGACCAAA AAACAGGGAAGTAATACTGCGTATGAAAGTGGTCCTGTTAGAGAACGTGAAGAGCcagaaggaatctggaaaaagttcCTTAACCATTACAAGCCTTCGGTACTGCGCGACCCTTTGGTCATCAGCACTGCTCTTCTCACCTGCGTCTCCATCACCACAGTTCTCAATGTCTTC TCGACTGTGCCCTTCATCTTGAGTGACGCCGGGTACAGCCTGCGGGAATCAGCCTGGCCCATGTCAGTGGCCGCCTTGGCCGATCTGGCAACACGAGCAACCTGTGCGGCTGTGGTTGACTACTCATGGTTTAATGTCAGGCTTCTCTATGCCGGGGCTCAGATCATTACCATTTTGGCCACAAACG CACTGGTCCCGAGTTTGGACAACTACACCATGGTATTGTTGACGATGGGCTCCCTAGGAATTGGTCTGGGAATCATGTACGTTCTggatgtcttcatcataataagaGTCTTGGGCGTCGACAGAATGCAGTCTGTGTTCGGAATCAGCCAGCTATTGCGCGTGTTTGCCTTCGCTACCTTAGGACCACTGGGAG GAGTCCTCCGAGAAGTCACGGGGACGTATGACGCCTCCATTATCTTGTACTCCTGCAACTTGATGCTTGGAGTGATGCTCCTGCTCTTCACCCTCTTCTACACGCACTTCTGGACTCCAAAGATGGACGAAAGTAAAGTTTGA